The sequence CGCCGACGGTGACGGCGGTGTCGCCGACGAGCGGGCCCATTCAGGGGGGCACTGCGATCACGGTGACGGGCACGAACTTCCGTGCCGGCGCGACGGTGACGATCGGCGGCGTCGTCGCGCAGAACGTCGTGGTCGTCAACCAGACGACGATCTCGGCCGTGACCGGCGCGACATCGACGCCCGGGACCTTCGAGGTGCGGGTCACCAACTCCGACGGGACGTCGGCCGGCCTGACCCAGGGATTCGCCTACACGAGCCCGGTGCTCGCGGTGACGGCCATTCAGCCCGCGTCCGGCCTGACGACCGGCGGCACGGCGGTGACCATCACGGGAGCCAACTTCGTCGCCGGCGCCACGGTGCGCTTCGGGACGACGACCGTTCCCGCTTCCAGTGTGACCGTTCTCGACCCGACGACCATCGTCACGGTGACCCCGGCCCGATCGGCCGGCACCGTGAGCGTGCGGGTGACGAACCCGAACGGCCAGTACGCGACGCTGACCAACGCGTTCACCTACGTGTCGGGGGCGCCCACGATCTCGGGCGTCACGCCCGCGCGCGGCAGCTGGCACGGAGGCACGACCCTGACCATCACGGGTACGAACTTCGTCGGCGGCATGACGGTGACGGTGGGTGGTACGCCGGCGACCAACGTCACCGTGCTCAGCACGACCACGCTGACCGCGCTCACGCCGGCGCATCCCGGTGCGCCGGCGCCCACGCCCGAGACGGTGGACGTGTCGGTGGCCAATCCCAACGGCCAGTCGGCGACGCGGACCGACGCGTTCACCTACGAGGTCGGCACCTTCACGCGGTACTTCGCCGAAGGCGTGAACAGCTACTTCTTCATCACGTCGCTCGCCTTCGCCAACCCGAACGCGCGGCCGGCCACGACGACGGTCGACTTCCTGCGTTCGGATGGGACCAGGATCAGCCGCGCGCTGACGATTCCGCCCCTTTCGAGGGCGACGCTCGACGCGCGCGACGTCGAGGGCCTCGTCGACCAGGCGTTTGCGACGACCATCCAGTCTGACGAGCTGCTCGTCATCGACCGGACGGTGAGCTGGGACACCGCACACGAGTTCGGCGCCCACGCCGAGACGGCCATCGAGCGGACCTCGAACGTGTGGTACCTGGCCGAGGGCGCCACGCAGGCGGGCTTCGACCTCTTCTACCTGATTCAGAACCCGAACGACCAGCCGGAGCGCGTCGAGATCACGTACCTGCGTCCCGACGGCGCGCCGATCGTCAAGGAGTACGACGTGCCGGCGAACAGCCGGTTCACGATCTGGGTCGACATCGAGTCGCCCGCGCTCTCGTGGACCGACGTCTCTGCGGTCGTCCGCTCGCTGTCGGGCCGTCCGATCATCGTCGAGCGGTCGATGTACCTGAACGCCGGCGGGCTGACCTGGGGCGCGGGGCACAACAGCGCCGGCGTGACCGCGCCGTCGACGCGGTGGTTCTTCGCCGAGGGCGCCACCGGCCAGTACTTCGACACGTTCATCCTCATCGCGAACCCCAGCGCGCAGGACGCCTCCGTGCGGGCGACGTACCTGCTGCCGAGTGGCCAGTCGTTCTCGAAGACCTACACGGTGGCGCGGAACTCGCGCTTCAACATCTGGGTCGACCTCGAGGATCCGCGACTTGCCGACACGGCGGTGTCGACGACCATCGAGTCGCAGAACGGCGTGCCGATCATCGCCGAGCGGTCGATGTGGTGGCCGGGCCCGACCTTCATGCAGTGGGCCGAGGCGCACAACAGCCCGGGCACCACGTCCACCGGGACGAAGTGGGCGCTCGCGGAAGGCGAGGAGGGCGGTGAGCGCGACCGCACCACCTACATCCTGGTGGCGAACACCTCGCCGACGCTCGGCCAGGTCAAGGTGACGCTGCTCTACGAGGACGGCACCAACGAGGACCGGACGTTCCAGGTGCCCGGCAACAGCCGCTTCAACGTCTGGACGCGCGGCGAGTTCCCGAACTCGCTCGGGCGCCGCTTCGGCGCCATTGTCGAGAGCGTCGGCAGCAACCCTGCGCAGATCGTCGTCGAGCGGGCGATGTACTGGAACGCGCTCGGCCAGGTCTGGGCGGCGGGCACCAACGCCGTGGCGACGCTGCTCAGCGAGCCGCAGTAACGGCGACGCCTTATCGGGGCCAGGCGGCCGCCTGGCCCCGCGCGCACCGCCCTACCGGTGCGCGTAGGTCCGGTCCACGTAGTCGTCGATGAGCGATCGGAACGCCGCGGCGAGCTCCTCGTAGGTGCCGCGCAGCGTCGAATGATGGCTGCCGTCGACGTAGACGGGGCAGTGGGGGGCCTCGCCCGTGCCCGGGAGGCTGATGCCGATGTTCGCGGCCTTCGACTCGCCAGGACCGTTGACGACACACCCCATCACGGCGAGCGTCAGTGTCTCGACACCCTCGTATCGCGTCTTCCACTCGGGCATCCGCTCGCGCACGTAGTCCTGCACCCGTTCGGCCAGCTCCTGGAACGTCGTGCTCGTGGTCCGGCCGCATCCGGGGCACGCGGTCACGCTCGGTGCGAACGCCCTGAGCCCGAGGGCCTGCAGCAGCTCCTGACAGGCGTGGACTTCTTCGCGGCGATCGCCGCCGGGCCTCGGCGTGAGCGAGACCCGGATGGTGTCGCCGATGCCCGCCTCGAGCAGCACCGCCATGGCCGATGCCGACCACACCAGGCCCTTCATGCCCATGCCCGCCTCGGTGAGGCCGAGGTGCAGCGGCTGGTCGGTCTGGCGCGCGAGCGCGCGATAGACGGC comes from Acidobacteriota bacterium and encodes:
- a CDS encoding IPT/TIG domain-containing protein; its protein translation is MARPTSHTAFFRLLGFTFGLVALMAIPAAANTVTLAWDANTEPDLQGYRIHYGTGAGIYSNTLDVGNVTTAQVTNLQPGQRYYFAVVAYNTAGLTSPLSAEVNALVPAPAPTVTAVSPTSGPIQGGTAITVTGTNFRAGATVTIGGVVAQNVVVVNQTTISAVTGATSTPGTFEVRVTNSDGTSAGLTQGFAYTSPVLAVTAIQPASGLTTGGTAVTITGANFVAGATVRFGTTTVPASSVTVLDPTTIVTVTPARSAGTVSVRVTNPNGQYATLTNAFTYVSGAPTISGVTPARGSWHGGTTLTITGTNFVGGMTVTVGGTPATNVTVLSTTTLTALTPAHPGAPAPTPETVDVSVANPNGQSATRTDAFTYEVGTFTRYFAEGVNSYFFITSLAFANPNARPATTTVDFLRSDGTRISRALTIPPLSRATLDARDVEGLVDQAFATTIQSDELLVIDRTVSWDTAHEFGAHAETAIERTSNVWYLAEGATQAGFDLFYLIQNPNDQPERVEITYLRPDGAPIVKEYDVPANSRFTIWVDIESPALSWTDVSAVVRSLSGRPIIVERSMYLNAGGLTWGAGHNSAGVTAPSTRWFFAEGATGQYFDTFILIANPSAQDASVRATYLLPSGQSFSKTYTVARNSRFNIWVDLEDPRLADTAVSTTIESQNGVPIIAERSMWWPGPTFMQWAEAHNSPGTTSTGTKWALAEGEEGGERDRTTYILVANTSPTLGQVKVTLLYEDGTNEDRTFQVPGNSRFNVWTRGEFPNSLGRRFGAIVESVGSNPAQIVVERAMYWNALGQVWAAGTNAVATLLSEPQ